AGATGAAGAAGAGCTTATGATGATTGCTTTAGACAGCGGTGCTGAAGACTTTGATGTGAGCGATGATGGATTTGAGATAACGACTACACCTGAAACTTTTTCTAAAGTATGTGATGCATTGGAGGAAAATGTAATAAAAACAGCTTCTGCCAGTGTTGAAATGGTTCCAAGCAACTATACAAAGCTTGAAGATGAAGCGCAAATCAAGAAGTTTGAAAAAATGCTTGAGATGTTTGAAGATAATGATGATGTTCAGGATGTTTATCACAATGCTGAATTTCCAGATGATTACGAAGGATAATTAAAATATATATTATAAAATCAAAGAGTCTTATTAAAGGCTCTTTTTTATTTTCAAATAATTATTTGATAAATTTTTTCTTTTTGTTTAATTCTCTATATAAAGTCAATAATTTAATGATTTAAAATACGGTTTTTTCATTCAAGATATCTATGTGTATAAAATTTCCCTATATGGTTAAAATATGAAATAATCAAATATCCACAAAGGAAGTAATGGGATTATGAATAATTTAAATTTAAAAGATTTGCAAAAGAAGATTTTTAATAAAAAAAATATACCTATACTTATATGCGTTATGTGTATAGGGTTAAGTGTTACATTGGCAGCCTGTTCTATGGAGCATGACAGCGACCCAAAAGCGGAGACTAAAAGCAATGAATACGACGATGTAAAAAGTTCCGTTCAGGAAGCAAAAACAACAGAAAATACTAAAGTTACTTTTAAGAGGTACTATACGAAAACTCAGAGTATAAAAGAAGAAACCTCGATGATAGACTCGGATAAAGTCGGACTCGGAGAAGAAGCATTCGGAGCGGAATATGAAAGTTATACAATCGAAAGTTTTTCTGCAGATAACGTGGTTCTTATAAAAGATATAGATTCTTATCCAAAGGGATATTATAAGATTACCGCTCTTAAGGATAACGGAGATGAATTCATAGCTGTGTATGAATATGATAATGACGGTAAAGAGAAACTGCTGGAAGTAACGGAGACACCTCTAGAACTTCTTGACAGTGATACCATTAAAGAAATAAAAGAGGGTATTGTTGTCGAAGGAAAAGATAAATTATATACAGTTTTACAAAATTATGCTGAGTAAGGAGAAAATATGAAAAAGAAAAGTAAGATTATTTTATTTTTGGTATGTGCGGTTTTCAGTGCAAGTATTATTTTAGTCAATATTTATGCTGCGAACTATGTTTATTACGGTTCGCCTGCTGCACACGTCAAACCTGTACAGGAGAAATTAAAAAGATGGGGATATTATGACGGAAGCGTGGACGGGAAGTTCGGTGCCGCAACGGAAAAAGCCGTTAAGTATTTTCAAAGGAAAAACGGACTTACACAAGACGGCAAAGCAGGAAAGAGTACTTTAGAAAAGATGGGATTATATAATTTACTTTCATCTTCGGGAAGTACTTCCGCAGGTTCGTCTTCGTCATCCACTAATTCTAATGATGTAAATTTGATTGCGAGAGCTGTTAACGGTGAAGCCAGAGGAGAACCTTATGAAGGTCAGGTCGCCGTTGCCGCAGTTATATTAAATCGTGTTAAGTCATCGTCTTTTCCAAACAGTGTAAGCGGTGTTGTTTATCAAAACGGTGCCTTTGATGCCGTTGCAGACGGACAAGTAAATCTATCGCCGAATGCTTCTTGTGTAAAAGCAGCGAAAGATGCGATGAACGGCTGGGATCCGTCGGGCGGAGCGATTTATTATTATAATCCCAAGACCGCAACCAATAAATGGATAAGAACGAGACCTATTATCAGAACGATAGGTAATCATGTATTTTGTAAGTAGGTGAAGGAATGAAGAAAAATATATTAATCGGATTTTTACTTGTAGTTGTCGTTACTTTAGGCGTATTTTCTTATACCGGGACTAAAGCAAGCGGAAGTTTGGAGACTGCTGTTACCAACAATTATGAAAAGAGCCTGTCTTCGCTTTTAGAAAGCTTTGAACAGATGAATTCCAGACTATCCAAGCTTTCTGTAAGTAATGATGATAAGTTTATAAAAAAAGAATTAGTCAATTTGTATGGATTAAATCTATCAATAAATGAAAATATCAACTCACTTCCCATAAACCATTCTGCAGTGGTTGAAGCCAGCAAATTTTTAAATAAGACTACAAATTATTATTATTCTTTGATAACAGCAAATAAAAAAATAACATCCAAAAATAAAGCTGATATCAAGAATATATATACCGCAAGCGATAAAATATTCAAAAGATTAGATGAGATGAATAATGAAATAAGATACAGTAAAGACGGATATAACTGGGTGGAAAACAGTAATGTATTCATGGCCGATACAAGTACAAAAATAGATAACAGCTTCAAAGCTACCAATGAAGAGATCAATGAATATCCTACACTGATATTCGACGGACCTTTCTCGGATTCTATAAAGACTGATGAAAAGATAAAAGTAGGAAGTAAAGATATTACCAAAGAAGAAGGGCTTGAAACTGTAAGAAAATATATAGGCGGTAAAGCCGAAGTAAGTTATGATTCTTTTGATAACAGTAATATCGAATGTTATGTTTATAAGTATAATTTAAATAATACTTCTTATTATGTTTATGTAAGTAAGAGCGGTGGAAAAATAATCACCGTCAACAGTAACTACCTTGCGGCCGAAAATTCAAACAGAACCATTGATATCAAAGAGGCTATATCCATAGGTAAAAAGCATCTTGAAAATATGGGAATTAAAAACATGGAAGAAAACTACTATGAAACGGATTCAAATGTAGTTACCGTAAATTATGCTTATAATCAAGACGGGGTTACTTGTTATCCCGATTTGGTAAAAGTTAAAATAAGTTTGGTAAATAAAAAAGTAGTGGGTATGGAAGCTACAAATTACTATACAAACCATAAAACAAGAAATATAGATAAAAAAATATTAAAATTAAAAAATGCAAGAAATAAAGTTAGTAAAGACTTTAAAATAACAAAAGAAAGACTTGCTCTGATACCAACGGAAACGAACAGCGAAAAGTTATGTTACGAATTTAAAGGAACAAAAGATAAAGAAACATTTATTATTTATATAAACGCAAAAACAGGTGATGAAGAAAATATTTTAAAGGTCGTAGAGGCTGATGACAGTATTTTAACAATGTAATATTTTGTTGAAAAAAGTATTTAAAGATGATATAATTAGCCGAAAAGCAAGTCGTTTGATCGCTTTATATAAAGAGGAAAGTCCGAGCTCCATAGGGCAATAGTGCCGGCTAACGGCCGGTTAGGGTAACCTAAAGGAAAGTGCAACAGAAAGGAAACCGCCCGTAAGGGTAAGGGTGAAAGGGTGAGGTAAGAGCTCACAGTTAGGTAGGTAACTATCTAGACGTGTAAACCCCACTAGGAGCAAGACCAAAAAAGAACTAGGCTTTTGCCGGTCGGCTGCCCGCTGACGGTTCGTGGTAGGTCGCTTGAACTTATTGGCAACAATAAGTCTAGATAGATGATCATTAAAACAGAACTCGGCTTATGAACTTGCTTATAATAAAAGTACCGACGGTGCTTTTATTTTTTTATTTGAGTTTACGTTTATACTTGATTGATAATAAAAGTGAATTAATGTATAATGATGTAGATTTATTACTTAAGACTAACAAGAAAGGAGGACAAAATGTCGATATTTAAAAAATTTATAAATTATTATAAACCATATAAAAAGTTATTTTACTTCGATATGTTTTGTGCGATTATAGTTTCGATAGTTGATTTGGCTTTTCCTCAGATACTAAAATATTTGACCAACGGTCTTTTTACGAAGGGTACAAGCGTTATAGTTAAGTATATAGGTATAGTGGCAATACTGATGTTTGTTATGTATATAATAAGGACTTACTGTGAGTATTTTATCACTTCATGGGGACACATTATGGGTGCAAATATGGAAAGCAATATGCGTCAGGACCTATTTGACCAGTATCAGAGACTTTCATTTTCTTATTATGACCAAAATAATACAGGGGATATGATGTCGAAACTTGTTTCCGACCTATTCGATATTTCCGAGCTTGCACATCACGGTCCGGAGAATATATTTATTTCCACATTTAAAATCGTAGGTTCGTTTATATTCCTGGCGTTCATAAGCGTTCCTCTAACGATGATATTAGTTGTTATAACCATAGCAATGCTTGTTTTCTGTTTGATTTTAAACAGGAAAATGCAGGCTACCTTTACCGATAACAGAAAGAAAATTGCGGGGGTGAACTCTGCGGTGCAGGATAGTTTGTCGGGGATAAGGGTAGTAAAATCGTTTGCTAACGAAGATATAGAACATGAAAAATTTGATTACAGCAATAGGATGTTTTTAAATTCAAAGACTGCTCAGTACAAGATGATGGGTAAATATCATGCAGGTACATCGTTCTTCAAAGGGCTTTTGTACCTGGCGATAATAGTATGCGGAGGGCTTTTTGTAGCTTACGGAAAAATGAATGTTGCTGACCTTGCAGTTTATGCTCTATATATAGGTATATTTATTACTCCCGTAGAAGTCCTTATTAATTTTACCGAGCAGTTCCAAAAGGGATATGCGGGATTTAAGCGTTTCTTGGATGTTATAGAATTAAATCCGGATATTGTTGATAAAAATGAGGCAGACGAGCTTAAAAACGTAGGCGGAAATATTGATTTTAATAATGTTTCATTTTCTTATGAAGAGGGGAGTAAAGTCCTCAGTAATATTAATATTCATATCAAAAAGGGTAAAACAGTTGCTTTGGTCGGACCTTCAGGCGGAGGGAAAACGACTTTATGTTCTTTGATACCGAGATTTTATGATGTGGATAAAGGCGATATATTAATAGACGGACAAAACATAAAAGACGTAACTCTTAAATCCCTTAGAAACTCTATCGGTGTCGTTCAGCAGGATGTATATATGTTCGGCGGGAGTATAAAGGATAATATCGCTTACGGTAAACCGGGAGCTACCGATGAAGAAATAATTGAAGCCGCTAAAAATGCAAATATCCATGATTTTATAATGGAACTCGAAGACGGATATGATACTTACGTAGGGGAGAGAGGAACAAGACTTTCCGGAGGACAAAAGCAAAGGATCTCCATTGCCAGAGTATTCCTTAAAAATCCCGAGATACTAATACTTGATGAAGCGACTTCCGCACTTGATAATGAAAGCGAAAGACATATTCAGTTATCTCTTGAAAAATTATCAAAGGATAGGACTACTATAGTTATTGCACATAGATTAAGTACTATAAAAAATGCTGATGAAATCATAGTAATAGTAAACGGAAGGACTACCGAGAGAGGTAATCATAAGGATTTGATAGCTAAGAACGGTCTGTATGCAAAATATTATAATATGCAGTTTGAAGGGCTTGAAAAATTTGATATTTACGAAGATTAAAATGACAGCTTTATGCTGTCTTTTTTATTATTTGTATTTTATTTAAATATAATTTGATTAATAAAATATAGGTTAAATATTTGTACTTATATTTTATATTTTAAAAGTTATTTTATAGCTAATATATAAAAACTGTAAAAATAATAAATTAAGTGATATACTTGATTTTATAAAAAGTCATTAATTTATAAATTATTTTTATATATGATTAATAAAAAAGATATAAAAAGAGGTCAATGTTTTGATAAGAGATTTACTTTTAGAAACTTACGGAAAATATTTAGGCGGAGATTTAGTAAATACAGTACTTTCAAAAAATGAAGTAATGGTACACGCCTGCGGAAAAATAGACGGATACGAATATACGAATTCCGTTGATGCATTAGATATGGCGATAAAAAAGGGCGGAAGATATATTGAAGTGGATTTGTCACTTACCAAAGATGAAAGAGTAGTTTGTGTGCATAAATGGGATAAAAATACTTTTGAAAGACTTGGTATAGCTTATCGCACAGAAGGTTTAAGTTATGATGAATTTATGAAGTCCAAATATTATGACAATTATTCCACTATGGATTTAGATATGATTATAGATTATTTAAAGAAATATGAAGATCTATATATAATGCTTGACGTGACGAAAGATTTGGATGAGGAAGATACAAAAAAGATATATGAGTTGATCATAAAAGGATTTGAAGAGAATAAAAAATTGCTTGATAGAGTTGTTATCGAAGGCGGGAGTATAGAAATGTTTGAAGCCATAAACTCTATATTTGATTTTCCCAATAAGCATTTTTATTTGACCGGAAAAGATATAAATGAAGAAAGAGTAGATGAAATTCTTGAATATATAAAAAATGACGGACATTTTGTGAGTGTAAGTTCTCACAAAAAAAATGTAAAAGTAGATATAATAAGAAAAGTCCATAAACTTGGGATCGTTTATATAACATATCCGATAAATGAACCTGCAGAAGCTTTGAAATATTTTAATTTCGGAGTTGATATAATTTGTTCATCGGAACTGACCAAAGAGGATTTTTTAAAAGAAATAGAAAATATGTCCCATGAGGATAAAGTGAGATTATTCTTTGAAAAGGATGTATTTGCCGTAGATACTGCGGGTGCATATATAGTAAGTATTTCGGAAGATGAAGCTGAATGTGCGATGAAAGTCGAACATAAACATATAAATGGTTCGGGGATAGTACAAGGCGGTGCTTTATTTACCCTTGCGGACTTTGCCTTCGGCGTCCTTGCGGATTCTAAAGGCTATCCCCAAGTTTCCGTAAGTAATACTATTTCATATTTAAGACCGGGAGAAATGGGGGATATACTTACTGCCGTGGCGAGAGTTGTTTCAAAAGGAAATAAGATTTGTTTTTATAAAGTCGATATTTATAATCAGGATAATAAACATTTGGCAACTATGGACGTTACGGGGTACATTAAAACATTAAATATTAAAATAGCATTTTTTATTATTGTTTTGATTATCAAAATGCTTTATAATGATAGCCAATATAGTTAATTTTTCGGCTATATCAGCTATTTAGCTTGGGAGAAAATTATGTCAAAATTTAGCGTAAAAAAGCCTTTAACGATTTTTGTTGCAGTTATCGGGATCATAATATTGGGTATTGTCTCTTTTACCGAGATGACTCCTGATTTACTTCCGAATATAAACATGCCTTATGCTGTTGTAATGACTTCATATGCGGGAGCCAGTCCGGAAACGGTTGAAAGTGTCGTTACAAAGCCTTTGGAAAAAGGCATCGCAACAACTGAAGGTCTTAAAAATATAACATCAACTTCAAATGAAAATTACTCACTTGTAATGCTTGAATTCAATGATGATGTAAATATGGATTCTACTGTTGTAGATTTGAGAGACAAGATATCTATGGTCGAAGGATACTGGCCCGACGAAGTCAGTACTCCTTATATATTGAAAATGAACCCTAATATGATGCCTGTTATGGTAAGCACTGTAAGCATGAAAGGGGAAGACACAAAAGCATTGTCGTTGCTCCTTGAGGAAAAGGTCATACCTGCTCTTGAGGGTACTGACGGTGTAGCAAGTGTATCTACGAATGGTATGCTTGAAGACAGTATAAGCGTAGTTTTAAGTGATAAGAAGATAAAAGACGTAAATAAGAAGATTACAGATGCCGTGGGCTCTCAGTTTGCTTCAGGCGAAAGCCAGCTTGCAAGCGGTAAAACTAAGATCGCCAGCGGTGAAAAAGCCATAAATGCTCAAATCAAAGAGCTTAACAAAAATCTTAAGATATTAAAATCTTCTAAAACTCAATTGGAGAAACTACAGGATACTGTAACGGAACTTGAAGATAAAAAGTCCGAACTTGATTTAACCGTTACGACTTTAAGTGCAATAGACAGAAGTATAAAAGAACTGGAAAATTCGCTTAAAACCGCAGACCCTAACAGCGAAGAATATAAGACTATCGTTGCAAGTTTAGCGGCAATAGATAAACAGCTCGCATCCATGGGGCTTAAGAGAAGTGATGTTTCAAACAGTCTTGCACAGGCAAAAGCCGGACAAAAACAGATAGATCAAGCTTTAAATAAAATAGATAAAAATTTAAAGAAGGGCGGAGCGACCAGAAGCAATTTATCAAGTAAGATAAAAGAAATAGATAATGGCATAAATTCCATAAATGCAGCTCTTCCACAGTTATCGGCGCAGCTTCTATCGATTCAAAGTGGAAAGAAAGAGATAGCAAGCGGAGAAAGTGAACTTCAGGCTGCTAAAAAAAGTGCTTTGGATAAAATCGATATGTCCAAGACGCTGACTAAGGATATGATTTCGGGTATCCTTACGGCTCAGAACTTTTCAATGCCTGCGGGATATGTCACTGAAGACGGTGTTGATTATCTGGTAAGAGTAGGGGATAAGTTCAAGAGTGTGAACGAACTTAAGAATGTGACCATAATGGATATGGGTATAGATGGATTGAAGCCTATAAAATTAAGTGACGTCGCAGATGTTATGATAAGCGATAATTCCGATGCTACTTATGCCAAAATCAATGGTCAGGACGGCGTTTTATTATCTTTCTCAAAACAGTCGGACTATTCGACAACAGATGTAGCGGATAATATAAACAAAAAGTTTGAACAATTATCAAAGGATAATCCGAAACTTGAGTTTGTTCCTTTGATGGATCAGGGAGATTATATCCATATAATAGTTAATTCCGTTCTGAATAACTTGGTAGTAGGTTCGATTTTGGCTATTCTTATTCTTATATTCTTCTTAAAGGATATAAAACCTACCGCTATCATTGCGGTATCCATTCCTTTGAGTGTCCTTTTTGCAATAGTACTGATGTACTTCTCCGGAATAACCTTAAATGTTATTTCATTATCGGGACTTGCCGTCGGGGTAGGTATGCTGGTTGATAACTCGGTAGTAGTAATTGAAAATATATATAGGCTCAGAAGCAAAGGTTACAGTGTAATAAAATCTTCGGTGTCGGGAGCCGTTCAGGTTGCGGGAGCTATAACTTCTTCAACCCTTACAACTATTTGCGTGTTCCTTCCTATAGTGTTCGTTAAGGGGATAACAAAGCAGTTATTTACCGATATGGCTCTTACAATAGGATATTCACTAATGGCCAGTTTGATAGTTGCACTTACCTTGGTTCCTGCAATGTCCTCTAAGATGTTTAAAAAGACAAAAGATGTAGAACATCCTTTCTTCGATAAGATGTTGAATAAGTATAAAACTACGATCAATTGGGCGTTGGATCATAAGATAATAGTTATCGGTGCGGCTGTGGGAACTCTTGTCCTCAGTTTTGTACTCATAGGTTTCAGAGGATTTAGTTTTATGCCTGAAGTCGACAGCGCTCAGATATCGGTAGAAATGGAAATGCCTAAAGACGCTGTGTTGGAAGATACAATAAAGACCTCCGATAAAGCAATAAGTGCCATTCAAAAAATCAAAGGTGTAAAAACTGTGGGAGCTATGCTTGCTTCCGGAGATGCTACCAGTATGTCCGGTATGGCAGGTATAAATTCGAACAGTTCAAATAAGGTTTCTATATATGTTCTTGTTGATGAAGAAGCTAATGTAACAGGTAAAGAAGTTGCTGACAATATAGAAAAATTATCTGACAGTTTAAACTGTGACCTTACTGCCTCCGGTTCTTCATCCATGAGTGAAGCCACTTCTGCTCTCGGCGGTAGCGGTGTAAGCCTTAAAATATATGCCGACGATTTGGATACCCTCCAGACAACCGCAAAATCCGTAGGAAGTAAAATTAAAGGCGTTGAAGGGATAGATGAAGTAGATAATGGAGTTATGGAAACCACTCCTGAAATAAAGGTAACGGTAGACAAAGCCAAAGCAATGAAATATAATTTGACTGTAGCTCAGGTTTATGAAAAATTATCTACGCTTCTTACAAAACAGAAGATTTCTACTTCTCTCACACTTAACGGAGAAGATTATGATGTAATAATTAAAAATAACAATCAGGATAAAATAAACAGAAAATATGTAGAAAGTTATAAGATACCTTATTCTAAATCAGACGGAAGCGAGTCAAGTGTTAAGCTTGAAAAGATAGCCGCAGTAGATTCCGCTACCAGTCTTAATGCTATCAGCAGAGATAATCAAAAAAGGTATATAACCGTATCCGCAACATTAAAAGACGGATATAATGTAAGCCTTGTTACGAATGATGTAAAAAGTGCATTGAAAGATTATGATCTTCCTGGAGGAAGCAGTATAGAATACAGCGGTGAAAATGAGACGATCATGGAATCTTTGGGGCAGCTTGTCAAGATGATGTTACTTGCTATCATAATCATTTATTTGATAATGGTTGCTCAGTTCCAATCTCTTTTATCTCCTTTTATCGTAATGTTTACGATACCTCTTGCTTTTACGGGAGGCGCACTCGCATTATTTATAGCGGGAATGGAAATAAGCGTAATATCCATGGTAGGATTTGTAATGCTTGCGGGTATTATAGTTAATAACGGTATAGTGCTGATAGATTATATAAATCAAACAAGAGCGGACGGGATGAAAAAAAGAGACGCTATTATAGACGGCGGTATGACCAGGATGAGACCTATATTAATGACGGCTCTTACTACTATTTTGGGGCTTTCTGCAATGGCTCTCGGGATAGGAACAGGTTCTGAAATGATGCAGCCGGTAGCAATAGTGTGTGTCGGAGGACTTATATATGCTACATTTATGACTCTTTATGTAATTCCTGTGCTATATGATATTTTTAATAAAAAAGATATAAGTGTCATAAGAGATGAAGATTTAAAAATAATTGATGATTAATAAAAAAAGAGATAGGTCATTCTATCTCTTTTTCTTTTGCTTTATTTAACTTTATAAAATGCAGATAATAAATTATTCCAAATATTCCCGGTAATATTGGAGAGAGAAATTCTGCTATATATATACCTATATATCCTAGATTAAAATAGTGTATCAATATAATGCTGAAAAGTATCCTTATTATAACAGACTGCAGAATCGAATTAAGCATTGCAATAAAAGAATCTCCAAGCCCGGTCATAAAAGAGTCTAATGTATACATTATCCCATAAGCCACAAAGTTTATGGAACAGCATATCCTAAGGTATATTATACCTTCCTTTATTATATTTATATCTTTGTTAAATAGTTCTATTATTTCATATGAAAATATTTGTATCAATACTATGAGTAAAAAGGAACTTATAAGCGTATAAATTATTCCTGCTTTGACCGTTTTTTTTACATTTATTATTTTTTCTGCTCCAATATTTTGTGAAACAATGGTAGTTACACTTTGACCGATAGCCCAGCACGGCATTGCTGCAAAAGAATTTATTTTAAGTCCTATTCCCGCAGCAGAAGTGATTTCAAGTCCGTAACCGTTGAGTATTTTTGTAATTATTAAATATGATACATTTAATATTGTCATTTGAACGGCACATGGAAAACCTATCTTTATTATTTTTATTGCTTTATCTTTCTTTATGTATAAGTTAGTTATTTTTAATTTATATATAAAGTCGTGTTTATTAAGATAAATAATGGAAATTATAAAAGATACTGCTTGCGATATTATTGTAGCATATGCTGCTCCGTTTACGCCAATATGCAGTAATCCTATTAATATATAATCCAGGATTATATTTACTATTGAGGCTATAAAAACAAATGTAAGAGGGCTTTTAGAGTCACCAAGTCCCTTTATTACAGAGGTAGCAGCATTATATCCAAATATGAAAATAATTCCAAAAGATATTATTTTCATATAACTGTTTGCATATTGTAAAGAACCTGATGGCAGGTTCATGAAAATAAATATTTTTTTATATATAATTAAACTTATTAAAGTTACGATTAAAGCGAATATCATTGAAATAGAAAATAGTGTAGATATAGTATCTTTTATTTTATTTCCATTGTTTTCACCTTTATATTTAGAAACCAGAACGCTTCCTCCCATGGTTATTCCCATACAAATGGAAGTAATTATAAAAGTTATCATCACTGCACTATTTAAAGCTGCAATACCTTTTCCTCCCACAAATCTACCCACAAATATCATATCCACTATTCCGTAAACGGATTGGAGCATATTTGCTATAAAAATTGGAAAGGCAAATTTTATAAGTGTTTTATTTATATTTCCTTTTGTTAAATCTTCGCTCATTATTATTCTCCTTATTTTGATATAAAAAAGATCTGTAAAAAACAGACCTTTTGTTTTTAATAATACAAAAGGCCATAGATAAAACATTATCCATAGCCTTTGATTTTTTATTTATATTAAAATAAGTATTTCATAATAATTATGAAAGAACGTCAAAATATTAACTTATCTTTTCGGCTTCGTATAATGTTTTATCCAAACTTACTCTATACGAAGCATTGCTTATGCAAAGTTTCATTTTTCTTCTCCGAATTTATAATATAAAGTGATTATAGTATATTGGGGTTATATTGTCAATTAAGTAAATAAAAAACGCCTTATAGGCGTTTTTTATTTGATATTTTAATGTGTCATTATATAATCTGCGGTGTCTTTATCTATTACCAGTGTATCTATATATTTACCTTTGAGAGCAGCTAAGATAGCTTCGTGCTTATCTTCTCCTCCTGTAATACATACTACATTTTTGCTTCTTTTTATTGAATCGATATCTATTGCCATTACTCTGTTGTTAAAGTCGCAGTCTATTTTATTTCCTTCTTTATCAAAGTAATTTAGGCATATATTTCCCACAGCACCTTTTTCTTTTAATTCGCTATAATCTCTGGGATTTAAAAATTGCTGCTGTTCTTTCAAAGAAGAAGTTGAATTTGCCATAAGTCCCACACTTCCGAGAATTATATCGCAGTAGTTAAATAAAGAAAATAGTTTTTTAAGACTTTCTTCCTGCATCAAAGTATCTTTTGTTTCTTTGCTCGATACGAAAGTAGGTGCGAACATATAATAAGCTTTTGCGTCTATTTTTTCGGCGAAGTTTTTTGTGATATCATTTGTAAGTCTTGTATCTCCGAGGTTATTCAGGCTTCCTACAAGCTGAAGGGCTTTTATGTTCTTATACTTTCCTTTTAATACCGGAAAATAATTAACGGTGTTATAAATGGTCCTTCCCCAAGATATACCTATAGTAAGATTGTCCTCTAGTAAATCCATTACAAGTTCGACTCCTGCTCTGCCTAAAGAATGAAAAATGTCCTCATCTTCCTGAGGCTGTGCGACCATAACTCTTTTTAATGAAAACTTTTTTTCGATTTCTGATTCTAAGTTTATCAGATATTCTTCATAACCTTTGATATTTATGTCAACGATTCCAAGTTCTCTGCTCTTTTTTAGGAGCCTGTTAACTCTTTGCCTTGACATATGTAACCTTTGTGCAATCTCACTTTGAGTCAATTCTTGTTTATAATAGTAGTATGCTATCTTAGTTAGTATCTTTTCTTCAACCGCCATAACGACCTCCGTAACAAATGTTATTTTACGATATTATATCACAAATTGAGCA
This region of Anaerofustis stercorihominis DSM 17244 genomic DNA includes:
- a CDS encoding ABC transporter ATP-binding protein encodes the protein MSIFKKFINYYKPYKKLFYFDMFCAIIVSIVDLAFPQILKYLTNGLFTKGTSVIVKYIGIVAILMFVMYIIRTYCEYFITSWGHIMGANMESNMRQDLFDQYQRLSFSYYDQNNTGDMMSKLVSDLFDISELAHHGPENIFISTFKIVGSFIFLAFISVPLTMILVVITIAMLVFCLILNRKMQATFTDNRKKIAGVNSAVQDSLSGIRVVKSFANEDIEHEKFDYSNRMFLNSKTAQYKMMGKYHAGTSFFKGLLYLAIIVCGGLFVAYGKMNVADLAVYALYIGIFITPVEVLINFTEQFQKGYAGFKRFLDVIELNPDIVDKNEADELKNVGGNIDFNNVSFSYEEGSKVLSNINIHIKKGKTVALVGPSGGGKTTLCSLIPRFYDVDKGDILIDGQNIKDVTLKSLRNSIGVVQQDVYMFGGSIKDNIAYGKPGATDEEIIEAAKNANIHDFIMELEDGYDTYVGERGTRLSGGQKQRISIARVFLKNPEILILDEATSALDNESERHIQLSLEKLSKDRTTIVIAHRLSTIKNADEIIVIVNGRTTERGNHKDLIAKNGLYAKYYNMQFEGLEKFDIYED
- a CDS encoding hotdog fold thioesterase — protein: MIRDLLLETYGKYLGGDLVNTVLSKNEVMVHACGKIDGYEYTNSVDALDMAIKKGGRYIEVDLSLTKDERVVCVHKWDKNTFERLGIAYRTEGLSYDEFMKSKYYDNYSTMDLDMIIDYLKKYEDLYIMLDVTKDLDEEDTKKIYELIIKGFEENKKLLDRVVIEGGSIEMFEAINSIFDFPNKHFYLTGKDINEERVDEILEYIKNDGHFVSVSSHKKNVKVDIIRKVHKLGIVYITYPINEPAEALKYFNFGVDIICSSELTKEDFLKEIENMSHEDKVRLFFEKDVFAVDTAGAYIVSISEDEAECAMKVEHKHINGSGIVQGGALFTLADFAFGVLADSKGYPQVSVSNTISYLRPGEMGDILTAVARVVSKGNKICFYKVDIYNQDNKHLATMDVTGYIKTLNIKIAFFIIVLIIKMLYNDSQYS
- the sleB gene encoding spore cortex-lytic enzyme; this encodes MKKKSKIILFLVCAVFSASIILVNIYAANYVYYGSPAAHVKPVQEKLKRWGYYDGSVDGKFGAATEKAVKYFQRKNGLTQDGKAGKSTLEKMGLYNLLSSSGSTSAGSSSSSTNSNDVNLIARAVNGEARGEPYEGQVAVAAVILNRVKSSSFPNSVSGVVYQNGAFDAVADGQVNLSPNASCVKAAKDAMNGWDPSGGAIYYYNPKTATNKWIRTRPIIRTIGNHVFCK
- a CDS encoding PepSY1/2 domain-containing protein codes for the protein MKKNILIGFLLVVVVTLGVFSYTGTKASGSLETAVTNNYEKSLSSLLESFEQMNSRLSKLSVSNDDKFIKKELVNLYGLNLSINENINSLPINHSAVVEASKFLNKTTNYYYSLITANKKITSKNKADIKNIYTASDKIFKRLDEMNNEIRYSKDGYNWVENSNVFMADTSTKIDNSFKATNEEINEYPTLIFDGPFSDSIKTDEKIKVGSKDITKEEGLETVRKYIGGKAEVSYDSFDNSNIECYVYKYNLNNTSYYVYVSKSGGKIITVNSNYLAAENSNRTIDIKEAISIGKKHLENMGIKNMEENYYETDSNVVTVNYAYNQDGVTCYPDLVKVKISLVNKKVVGMEATNYYTNHKTRNIDKKILKLKNARNKVSKDFKITKERLALIPTETNSEKLCYEFKGTKDKETFIIYINAKTGDEENILKVVEADDSILTM